In the Zingiber officinale cultivar Zhangliang chromosome 5A, Zo_v1.1, whole genome shotgun sequence genome, CGGCTTTGATGGGAACCGCTCCAAGATCGTTGTCTTCACCCGTAAATTCACACATCCCTCCATTTGGTCACGTCTATAAATTCACTCAGAAACCCTAGCCCTAGCGAGCTTGCGCCGCAGAAGAGGCCATTCTATCTCCCGTCTGGTCTGCCACGCTGCACGCGGATCTCCTTCTGCAATGGCACCCGTCAAGAAATCGGTATCCTTCCTCCCATTTCTAGCGTTTCCTATcgtcttgtatatttttttgatGTTTTTCTCTTGGCGTGTTCTAATGTTTTTCCCTTGGCTTGTGCTTTCTGATTATTTAATGCAGAAGAAGAATGCCGAGAACATCAACAGTAGGCTCGCTCTTGTGATGAAGAGCGGGAAGTACACCCTCGGCTACAAAACGGTCCTCCGAACACTTCGGATCTCTAAAGGTGATGATATTACCTTACTTGGTTCCTTTTTCCCCCTCCAATAATTTAGAGTTTCTACGTAAAGGGTCAAAGGTGTTCTCCATCCGATCTGCTTAAAAAATTTCAACTTAGATACTTGATTGGGTGTGATGCGGAGCTGTAGTTTAGCTCCTTGGTTGTGTAATTATGTGTCAATATGTCCTCTCCCATTCTGTTTTTTATTCCGAGTAGATCATCTACTTATGTATTTTAGTTGGGGAAGACAGTATAATTTTGCTAAAAACATCTTTTGATTCTGATTTATTAGGTGTTCAGGTTTAAAACTTTTCTGGTATGCCAAAAAATCATCTTGATCTATTTTGTCAATTCGGGGTGAATGCTGAACTAAAATTTGGTTTTGACTAGATCATTCATGTCTTTTTGAATATGCGATGATGATATAATCTTGCTAAAAGGGTACTTTTGATTCTTGCTGTTTAGGTTTAATAACATCATGACACATTTCCCCACCAATGCGCTGTTACTGATGCTTCGTTCAATATATGTTGGGAAAGATTGTTGTGTGGACCAATTAACTTTGCTTAGTTATTTTATTCAAACTGTAACTGACTGCCTCTTACAAGGTTCGTTCAGGTTTTGCAGTGACATGCATAGTTGAATTTTCAGCTGTCTTGTTTTGCaggaacaatttttttttctgtttagGTCTAGGGCATCTCCAATGGTTAGAGTTCTACAAAAGTTTTTTTTATGATCCCAATATGCCATATCAACATTCTAAAAACCTATTGAAACATCTCCAATAGTTAGAGCTCTAAATGATTTTTGTGTGGTCCAATTCATAACATATAATTGCATGGCTACATGCATATTAcatcaattttaagaaaaaaaagtagCTTTGAAATTTCACTACTGCTCTTGAACTATAAACTTCAAACCTTTTATTTACAATGGTTAGAACTTTTTTGTTCAGGCTTTTCATTTCGCAAACTTCTTCAAAAACcttgcattggagatgctcttaTCTCTTTGAAGTTCGGCTGTATTTAATTTGTATAAGATTTAGTGTTAATCATCATAACTTATCGCGCTGTTCTATTtccaaaacaaataaataataggCATGGTCAAGATGGTTTATGAATGAATGGCTTCAGTTATTGGGTTGTAGTATAGGCCCAaacaaatgttatttttaattttaagtgtgGTATATATATCACATTTATAACTGAGATACGATACATGTGTATTTTTTTGTGTGTTCTGGTAGGGATTGTATGATTAATGTGTTATTTTGCTTGTATATTTTTTGAAGGCTTAATTTCATGAGGTACATTTTCTTTTTGTAGTCCTATGATATTTTTGCACTGGCacttattgtatattttttctttgtagTATGAGGTCATATTTGTTCCCTATCATTTATTTGCATGCTCTACGAGTCATTTTATCTGATTGTGATGCTCTCCTAGAGTGTGAAACATTTTTATCATCCATAAGCTACTAACTAGTTCCCATTTCCCGTCTTACTCTACATTTCTTTTAGTAAAATTTGAATCAGTCTTAACTGtttttttatttagtatattaaagCTGTTAAATGTTGGATCAATCTTTTTGTACTCGTTTCTTTTATTGGCTTGATTATATCTTGTAAATGTTCTAACATTGTCCACCATCTTTCACAAACATTTGTCACTAAACCTTTCCTACCTTCAACAGCAAAGTTGATTATCATCGCAAACAACTGCCCACCACTCCGTAAGTCTGAGATCGAGTACTATGCAATGCTGGCGAAGGTTGGAGTTCATCATTTCAGTGGAAGTAAGTGATATTCATAATTGTTTGCTGGATTTTTTTATTCGTCATTTGATGTCATCCTCTAGTTGCGTTCGTTGTAGTAGATTGAACTAAACTTCAATCACCAGGAACATTAAAAGTTATTTTACTAATTGCTATGCCTTTCTTATTCAAAAATgactttttaaaaatatgttatatTTTCCGATATACTTCACAGATAATGTTGACCTTGGAACAGCATGTGGAAAATATTTCCGAGTTTGCTGCCTCAGCATCATCGATCCTGGTGAGTCCATTAACCACCTTAAAAGAAGCTCAACCAAATTCTCCCAATGATAATTCATATCTATGTTTCATTTTAACTTTTTGTTTCAGGCGACTCAGATATCATCAAGAGCATCCCTGGGGATCAGTGAGACATGCAAACGGACAGTTTTCCTAGTTCAAGGTCCATAGGATTTGGGACAAAATTACATCTTTTTTCTTAGCGGACAATTTCCTGTTTGTTTTTCATCTTGATTTATCTAGTTTGTGGCCATCAACTCAAATCTCTTGACGTAAAATGCGTTGAATATCTTGCATTTCTTACGATTTTCAAACCTTAATTATAAGAGAAAGATGCTTCAGCTGCTTGGTTTTAGCTTGTCTGCTTTGAAGTTTTTCTTGGTGGGAAATGCATGATTTATTTATATACGGTTTAATTAACCCATTAGGTCTGAAGGCTCTTTTGCTTGAGTAATCTCTTTGATTTCATCCACCGAACTTTCACGTGTTTCGTCTGGCTCGACTCTTTTGACCGATGAGATACATCTGATTCTTGACTATCATGGtcataatatttatatattttaattttaaaacaacaAATTGTGTCTATTCATTAAAATTGGTGGGAAATAAAACAAGTGTTCATGCAAACTAAACATTCTCGAGAACAagaactaataataataataatcctcTTTTTCGTTTTTTATGTAAAAAGTCACTGTGCTTCCAtcgaattattattattatttttgattgattttttATGTGCCACACATAAAAGTTTTAATTCAATCATGTATAATTATCTAATTGTATATGATTATTTAATTGTCGTCTAATTTTTAAATTGGTCTAGTGTGTTGTAGTAATTATGAAATTATAGGTATTAGTCATGTTGtaacaattataattttataattgttataacatGAAAGATCAACAAGTTAAATTTGTATTATACcagttatgattttatagttattataatataaatattaggTGAACAATTTGAATCCGTGTTATAGCAGTTATGTTTTCGTAATAGCTATCAtatgaatttttattatttatgttgtagcaactacaaaaCTATTTGTAATGTGAATTTCTACAAACGTTAAATAGATTAAGTATTATAACGACTACTAAACTACAGTTGTTACAACGTGAATTCTTAATAATATTGAATATATTAAATATGAATGGTAGTAATTATGAAATCATAGTTGCTACcgtatatataaaaattataaaatcatagaTGTTATAATGTACACAACCGGCTCAAGATTTAAGTGAGAAATTTTGATGAGGGATAACAATTATTAGATGGGTATACACAATTGAATTATAGGATcgaatatttttgataaaaaaaaaatcaaagacgtCCTGAAAAAAACACATTTTTCACTTTTGGCCAAATTTTATCACATTCTAATTCTTTATTATTCTTAAATGGAAAAAAGTTTTGGTTGATTATTGATGAAAGAAAGCCACCAAAAAagagaatttataaaaaaatgaaacatgAGAATTTATACCCTGAGTCAAAAGAAAATGACTTGTAATATTTAAATGACGCACAAACTTAAGCAAACACTCAATGATGATCgggcaaaaattaaataaaaagacgCCTTCCTTTCCAAATTCTCCACCTTATTTTTCAATTAAGGTTGCCCTTTCGTTCAACCCTATATATTTTTCCATCCGTCTTTCAATATtattgatattattatctttcatctaaattttaaattagtggACACATTATAACTGTTATAAAatcataactgctacaacatacattacaaatatgaaactataactattataatatgaatattagATGAG is a window encoding:
- the LOC121981977 gene encoding 60S ribosomal protein L30-like → MAPVKKSKKNAENINSRLALVMKSGKYTLGYKTVLRTLRISKAKLIIIANNCPPLRKSEIEYYAMLAKVGVHHFSGNNVDLGTACGKYFRVCCLSIIDPGDSDIIKSIPGDQ